Proteins from a genomic interval of Callospermophilus lateralis isolate mCalLat2 chromosome 1, mCalLat2.hap1, whole genome shotgun sequence:
- the Epor gene encoding erythropoietin receptor — protein sequence MGHLRAPLWPRVSPLFLLLAGAALAPPLNLPNPKLESKAALLAARGSEDLLCFTERLEDLVCFWEEAASSRIGSHNYSFFYQLEGEPRKPCHLHQEPTARGAVRFWCSLPTADTSSFVPLELQVTVASSGTLRYRRNIHINEVVLLDAPAGLLARQAEEGGHVVLRWLPPPEAPMTTQIRYEVDVSAGHGAGGSQRVEILEGRTECVLSNLRGATRYTFAVRARMAEPSFGGFWSAWSEPVSLLTASDLDPLILTLSLILVLILLLLAVLALLSHRRALKQKIWPGIPSPESEFEGLFTTHKGNFQLWLSQHDGCLWWNPCTPFTEDPPARLEVLSERCWGVTQAVEPGADDKGPLLEPVGNEHAQDSYLVLDKWLLPQSPCSEDLSGPDGSVDTVAVDEGSEASSCSSALVLKPRQEGASAASFEYTILDPSSQLLRPRALPPELPPTPPHLKYLYLVVSDSGISTDYSSGDSQGAQGGSSDSPYSNLYENSPVPTPEPLSPSYVACS from the exons ATGGGCCACCTCAGGGCGCCCCTTTGGCCCCGCGTCAGTCCTCTCTTTCTCCTGCTTGCTGGAGCAGCTTTGGCGCCCCCACTCAACCTGCCTAaccccaagcttgagagcaaag CGGCCCTGCTGGCAGCCCGCGGTTCCGAAGACCTTCTGTGCTTCACGGAGAGATTGGAGGACTTGGTGTGTTTCTGGGAGGAAGCGGCGAGCTCTAGGATCGGCTCCCACAACTACAGTTTCTTTTACCAGCTCGA GGGTGAGCCACGGAAGCCGTGTCACCTGCACCAGGAGCCCACTGCCCGTGGCGCGGTGCGCTTCTGGTGCTCGCTGCCTACGGCCGACACGTCGAGCTTCGTGCCCTTAGAGCTGCAAGTCACAGTGGCTTCCTCGGGCACTCTGCGCTATCGCCGTAACATCCACATCAACGAAGTGG TGCTCCTGGACGCCCCCGCAGGGCTGTTGGCTCGGCAGGCCGAGGAGGGCGGCCACGTGGTGCTGCGGTGGCTCCCGCCTCCTGAGGCACCTATGACGACCCAAATCCGCTACGAAGTGGATGTCTCGGCCGGCCACGGTGCAGGAGGATCGCAGAGG GTGGAGATTTTGGAGGGTCGCACTGAGTGCGTGCTGAGCAATCTGCGTGGAGCCACGCGTTACACCTTCGCAGTTCGTGCGCGTATGGCCGAGCCGAGCTTCGGTGGTTTTTGGAGCGCCTGGTCTGAGCCTGTGTCGCTGCTGACTGCTAGTG ACCTGGACCCCCTCATCCTGACGCTCTCCCTCATCCTGGTGCTAATCCTGCTGCTGCTGGCCGTGCTTGCCTTGCTGTCCCACCGTCG GGCCCTGAAGCAGAAGATCTGGCCTGGCATTCCAAGCCCAGAGAGCGAGTTTGAGGGTCTCTTCACCACCCACAAGGGTAATTTCCAG CTGTGGCTCTCCCAGCACGATGGCTGTCTCTGGTGGAACCCTTGCACACCCTTCACAGAGGACCCACCAGCCCGCTTGGAAGTCCTTTCAGAGCGCTGCTGGGGGGTTACCCAGGCAGTGGAGCCAGGAGCAGATGACAAGGGGCCTCTGCTGGAGCCAGTAGGCAATGAACATGCCCAGGACTCCTATCTGGTGCTGGACAAGTGGTTGCTGCCCCAGAGCCCATGCAGTGAGGACCTCTCAGGGCCTGATGGCAGTGTGGACACAGTGGCTGTGGACGAAGGCTCAGAAGCATCCTCATGCTCATCTGCTTTGGTCTTAAAGCCCAGACAAGAGGGGGCCTCAGCTGCCAGCTTTGAGTACACCATCCTGGATCCCAGCTCCCAGCTCCTGCGTCCACGAGCACTGCCTCCTGagctgccccccaccccaccccacctgaAGTACTTGTACCTCGTGGTTTCTGATTCAGGCATCTCAACTGATTACAGCTCAGGGGACTCCCAGGGAGCCCAAGGGGGCTCCTCCGATAGCCCCTACTCCAACCTGTATGAGAACAGCCCTGTCCCAACTCCTGAGCCTCTGTCCCCCAGCTATGTGGCCTGCTCTTAG
- the Swsap1 gene encoding ATPase SWSAP1, with product MAETLRRVLSRGSAVGTGEDTVEAGPPLLLLGAPGSGKTALLFAAALEAAGEGRGPVLFLTRRPLQSLPRGTGAALDPLRLQKIRFQYPPSTGELLRLLCSAHEAPGPAPSLLLLDGLEEYLAKDPGPQEAAYLAALLLDTVAYFSLRRGPKRDCGLMVALQTQEEGDSGDALQLALLQRYFPAQCWLQPDARGPGECRIRACLEPNGLGPRIEWCVTFQPDGEMKITRWPTQACDPSSDKSSSSGDQP from the exons ATGGCGGAGACGCTGAGGCGGGTGCTAAGCCGGGGCAGCGCGGTGGGGACCGGGGAGGACACGGTAGAGGCGGGGCCACCTTTGCTCTTACTCGGTGCTCCAGGCTCTGGAAAAACAGCGCTGCTATTTGCGGCGGCCTTGGAGGCGGCAGGAGAGGGCCGAGGCCCTGTCCTCTTCCTGACTCGTAGGCCTCTTCAAAGCCTGCCCCGCGGCACCGGTGCGGCGCTTGACCCTCTGCGGCTGCAG AAGATTCGCTTCCAATACCCACCCTCAACCGGAGAGCTTCTCCGGCTCCTGTGCTCTGCCCATGAGGCTCCGGGGCCTGCCCCCTCCCTACTGCTGCTTGATGGTCTGGAGGAGTACCTAGCAAAAGACCCTGGGCCCCAGGAAGCCGCCTACCTGGCTGCCTTGCTTCTGGATACAGTTGCCTACTTCAGCCTCCGACGTGGACCCAAGCGGGACTGTGGGCTCATGGTGGCCCTCCAGACTCAGGAGGAAGGAGACAGTGGGGATGCCCTGCAGCTGGCACTGCTCCAGCGGTATTTCCCTGCCCAGTGCTGGCTGCAGCCAGATGCACGAGGCCCAGGAGAGTGCCGCATCAGAGCCTGCCTTGAGCCAAATGGGCTGGGTCCCAGGATAGAGTGGTGTGTGACTTTCCAACCAGATGGAGAGATGAAGATCACCAGGTGGCCCACCCAGGCTTGTGACCCCAGCTCAGACAAGAGTTCAAGCTCTGGAGACCAGCCCTGA